The DNA sequence GGACCTGTACAGCAAACAGGTGCATGTGTAACTCAAAACCTTCAGCCAATTTCACACACCTCCAGGGGATAGGTTAATTACAAAAATATAATCAAAATCAAATGGGATGCCATCAAATAATATCTCATGGGATCTGTTGGTTCAAGCATCATGCCAAGATAAAGTGATCAGAGGTTACGGTTGCAGGCTTCTGTACTGTCCGGCAGCACTGAGGGAGTGAGTGCGCACCTGCGTGTTTGAGAGTGCTGGTCATGTTATTTtgggaaacaggaaagggctgcAGCAGGATCAGCCTGAGATTACAGTTGGATGATGACTTACACAAGTCTCCTGCCACAACAGAAATATCAAACAACAAATATTTTAGAGACCCCTCAACCCTAGTGCTTCTGTCTCATGTATAGACACGTATAGATATACCTTAAACCAtgtataaacatacatagactgTAAGCTATACACATTCTCAAGCTGATTGATGTAAACACACTGCACAATACACACATACTTCAAATTACTCTATTGGGCAATAGATTACTGTTCTGAATCAATATGTTCACCTTATGAACAAGGCCTGATGTTGACATTTGTGCTGAGCATCTAGGTGCCCGTCAAAATCCGATTGGGGTGTGGTCTATCTGTCGGTCTGTTGTTACAAAGGGAGGAGATGAGCCgtttctgtctgtatgtctgtctcaacTCAGCGCCCCAAAAATCCACACAGTGACTCATCTACTGTAACTCTCCACTGCCACCATGCGGTCAAACATTACTGCAGGCCATCATAGCTATGATCTCAACTTCActttgcccagcaacagccacaCTGTGGAGTCTATATAAAAATCACCTCCAATGACAGGGCCCAGGAGAAAAATGAAAAACTTAAAAATTCTGTCATTCCCCCTGAGCTACTCATATAAACTGTACCCAAAAACAGAAGGGTGACCCAAACTAAATCTCAATGtcttggaaaataaataatccTCTTCCTTTGTTTTAGAAAACTAACAATAGTGTAGTCTTTCTACCTATAGCCATGTAGGTGGTGGCCCTTTAACCTGAGCAGGCCTCACTCCAGGCCAGTGTTAGACTGCCCTTCAGTTTGGGTCTGGAGTTATTCCTGAAGATGAAAAACTCCTGACCCTAAATCTTCATTGGGCAAGCATAATTGGGAGTCAATCTATAGTTGTGTATTTTTCTAACCAAGGGCTGAGATTTGTATGGACTGATTGAGACCCAGTCTGTTATGGCTGGTTTATAAATCTAACAGACACTGCCTGAAGTGAAACAGTCCCTGTGAAGTTACGTAAGCAGAGCATCCACATCAAGGCCAGAAAGTAACATTCCATAAACCCTTCCAGGATAAACAGACAACAGCAAGTAAACAGGTTATAAAACAAGACATTTAAGTAAAACAAGCCAAATGTAGCCGCAAGAACTATAGTCCCAGAATATTTCCTATTTAATCTATCCCATACTTACCAGGTTGATAGTAGACAACACTAAGAAAAGGACTCAAAACGTCTCGCAGTAGACACGTCTTGGGGTATTCTACAAAGACTTAAATAAATACTTGAGATTTATCTTCCTCGATGAGTCATTTGCATGTAACGTTCTCAGTCTCCTCAACATGCTCTTAATCCGTTTTGTACTGTGGTTTAAGTTGGTTCAGCTTCCTCTTCAGAGacactatacatacacaaaagtatgtggacaccctttcaaattagtgtatttggCTATTTTAGACACACCGGTTGGTGAGAGatctataaaaaataaatgttaaaaaaatcaagcgcacagccatgcaatctccatagacaaacaatggcaTTAGAAAggccttactgaagtgctcagtgactttcaacgtgccaccgtcataagatgccaacaagtcagttggtaaAGTTTCTGCCCCGGTCAACAACTGTAAGTGcggttattgtaaagtggaaacgtgTAGGAGCATCAACGGCTCAGCCCCgaattggtaggccacacaagcggACAGAACAGGACCGCGGAGAGCTGAATCGCGTAGAgagtaaaaatagtctgtcctcggtttcaacactcactacagatTTCCAAAGTGCACTAATGTACTAATGCACTACTAATGTTTAGCGATCAGGCCTGGCTcgcattccaattaatcccaaaggcgTTCGATGGGGTtgcggtcagggctttgtgcaggccagtcaagttcttcctcacTAATGCCCgtggctgaacggaagcaagtcacccactagatgttggaacattgctgtgaaagccttcccagaagagtagaagCTATTATGGCAGCAAGGGGggggcaactccatattaatgtccatgattttggaatgagatgttcaacaaggtgtccacatacttttggtcatgtaatgtcATCGCAATGAAATGACAATCGCTAAATCTTTCTTTCTGAACACTTCAAGGAAAACAATCAGAAACCAAATACATCTCAGGCATCTCTTATTCCAGAAAAAAATGCTATATCTTCTTTTATAAATAAATCAAGTCATATAACACCAGCCAAAAGAGGAGCTACACATCATACAGATCAGGAGAAACAACTAAATAATTACACTTAAATAAGACATTGTAAAGGCCTCAGAGTTAACATTGATAATCACAGTTAAATCATCCAATTCACATTGACCATACATCATATACATAGCAGAAGGGAAACAAGACATGAAACAGAATAGTTTAACCTCATTTCCTTCCCAGAGACACTTACAGTACATACATTACCATTGTTGTTTTGGACTATCATTCAGATTATCATAGTTTGATTACATGTTCATAAACAATGTCAAGTTACAGTAGGGAAATTGTTTTAAATGTCTTAATTTTActgaaagtaaaaaataaatgtaaaaaaaagttaaatttAGATTATGTCTACCAATAAGTGAGTTTAACCCCAAATCTCTTACATTTACATACATACCAATTTCAGGACTCTTTTGCCTTTCTTTCAGATGCACTACTACTTCACCACTCTATTGAGGCACATGCCTGGGCAAGACGCAGGCTTAAGGTTCTGCATCTATTTCCCTAGTCATGTAGAAATGAGTGCAGAAAAGCCATTTAAACAGGAGCACATTCTCATATGTAGACCTTCTACTCCATTTGGTGGTTTCTATCTCTCTGGGTCTTACATGTGCCTCTCACCATAGTCAGCAGGGATTGAACAGAAACATAACATCCAAACTAAAGACAACCCAATACAATCGGTATTGTATTATTTTTCAGTCATACAAATTATTTTTTGGTACGTGTCAggtcttttttaaatatttgtttttatacTAAATGTACAATATTAAGAAAATTGTATAAGTCACACCATCATGGACTCGACACAGTTATGTGGTCAGCTTAGTTCTGGTGCATCATGACAGTCACCAGTTCTATTATCTTGACCTCTTATTCCCTCCctaagagaggggacagaggaagctGAGAGATACCGTGACATAATTCAGTCAACCCTAATGTCTAAGGGAGTCAAAGACATTGCCCTCATATCAAGTCTGATGAGTGGGTTTAATGAACGAGTGAATGACCATGCATGGTCCTAGCAGTTGTGGTGGCGGCTGAGCGGTCATCGGGGTCTCTTGCGCGTGACGAAGATAAGGACCCTGCGGATGGCGATGAGGCGGTCCTTGAGGGAGGGCATGGCCAGGATGGTGAGCTGGGCACGGTTGTCCAGAGGCAGCACAGCCAACAGCCACCAAGCCCAAGCTGGACCACTGGGATTACTCTGGAGGGAGGGATAAATGCAGCCCATTCAATCCCTATATGGCATACAAGTGTGAttctcaccaggtgtgtgtgtgtgtaatggttaGGTTAGTGTCATACCTGTGGGTCAGGGTCCTTCCCAGGCAAGTGTCCAAAGTGGCTGATTATCTGGCTCTTCATGTTATCTTTGAGGGAGGTGAACCAGCCACTGGCCTGGTCGTACACAGAGACATAAAGCTTCTGCATCTCTGATAGTTCCTGGCCCTCCACCTGACCACAAAATATATAATGCAGTTAGCATACAAAGTACACACACAATGGAACACACACGGTTGAGATGGAAGACTGAGGATCACATACACACTCCAATCATACAcatatcaaacacacacacacaaaacttaGAAAAGTGAGGATATGAATATCTATCAAGATCTATCCAAATACCTCTAATGCACTCTTTGTATCCACATGCATGCAAAACCTTCCTCACACACAGCATTAGCCAGTACACACCTTCTTATCCTCCAGGTACTCAATCTTGGCCGTGTTGTATCCGTCTCTCTGACCGTGGCTCAGCACTTTGAAGCGGGACACTCCAATGGTGTCGACCACAGACCTCCCATCGGGGAAGAACTTGACATCCCGGACCTCCAGCATGCAGCCATAGTCAGCGAAACCCTTCAACTCGTCAGCGATGCACATGCCAAACCGCTTGGTTCCGGTCTCCATGGAGCGGCGGATCATGAGGCGGTAGCATGGTTCGAAGACGTGCAGTGGACAGGGGATGGTGGGGAAGGCCATGGTGCACACAAAGATTGGCACTTCCTGGTTCAAGCTAGGGTGTAAGGAGGGATATGAGATTGGTCAGCAATTAGCTGAAAAAGCAGGACTGTTGAAGTGCAGTTAACTCACTGACGATGCTACTACGTTATTAATTTACCATAAAATCAATAGCTATGTAAAGTGATCAaatctgtgtttgtgtgctaaTGCGTTTGTGAGTGCAAAAGACTCACTTCGACAGTTccttcatctcctcctcgtggatcTTCTTCCTCTCCGCCAGCTCATCTCCAAGGTAACGCTGCAGCACCTCCTCCATCAGCAACGTCTTGTTGTACCCTCTAGTGGCCAGATACTGTTATTATACAGAACACAGAGGAATAGGATGTTACATTCACATTCTACTGGATCATCCATGTCTTTGGTGAATTATCCTTTAATTATATATTGTCCCAATATACTACTTCAATCTCTGTGTCGGAGGAAGCTTTGTGCTAACTTTTTTTGGTCACGCTAAACCATCCCTCAGACACTCAAACACAGAACAGAGATTATATTGTATTACAGACAGCCCTAAACCATCATTTTTCATAATCACCAGGTCTGCCTTAAGCCATCTATCCACATATAGAGTACAgctacttcctgtgtgtgtgtgtttacctctgaGAGGTTCTCTTTGCAGAGAGGGCAATTGGGGTTGTGGTCCAGACAGCGCTCCAGACACTTGAGGCAGAAGGTGTGTCCACAGGGGGTGGTGACGGGCTCATAGAACAGCCTGGAGGAAACACAATAATAGGCTTTATCAGTTTAAGTAATTGTCAGTATTGACTGAAAATCAAACACTGAGTGGCTAATAGTAAATGCATAATTGTGAGGTGGTTGGTGGTCCTCTTACCTCATACAGAGGGAGCACTCCATATCTCTACTGTCGAGCAGGTCTGCAGCCACTGTCCTCCTCCCAGGGGAAGCAGCAGGAGGTTGAGAGGAGGAATAGGCTTCATCTGGTCTGGGCAGTTTGGAGGGGGCGTTGAAGGCTGGGCTGTCCCCACTATGTCTTCTCTTGAGGCCTCCTGGGGGGGCAGGTAGGGCAGCCAGGACACTGGCCAGGCTCTTGGCGTCTTCTAGCAGAGGCTTCTCAGCTTCACTGCTGGGGGATAGGGGGTGTTTGGAGGAGTAGGAGGGACCCTCGCGAGGAGAACTCTTACTTGCAATAAACGCTAGGtcctggagaggagaagagtggagttACTATGAGAAGTAGGTGTGTGGGGAggtaagtgtgtgcgtgtgtgtgtgtgtgtgtgtgtgtgtgtgtgtgtgtgtgtgtgtgtgtgtgtgtgtgtgtgtgtgccgaccTGAGAGGAGCAGCCAGGCCTCTGTCGGGTGGTGAGGGGGTGTAGAGAGCTGAGCAGGGCGGGAGGTTTGAGGCGGCGAGTGGAGGGACCACCCTGTAGGGGATGTAGGGGAGTGGGCTGACCGTCCTTTTCAAACGCTGACGAGAACAGCTCACTAAGCAGCTACAGAAACACAGTGTCAGTCAACATGCTCATACAATGTCATAGCATTCATAAGTAGCTTGTAACTAGTACCCAGAGTTTAAAAGGGAATATGGTGGAAATACAGGACAATGGCTCAATCTGGACAGACTGTCTTGACATAGTTACAGTactagtggtggaaaaagtacccaattgtcatacttgagtaaaagtaaagataccttaatagaaaatgactcaagtagaagtgaaagtcacccagtaaattactacttgagtaaaagtatttggttttaaatatacttaagtatcaaagtaaaacGTAAtatacaaacgaagcatgtgtgtttagtgagtccgccagattagaggcagtagggtatgttaataagtgtgtgaattggaccattttcctgtcctgctacgcattcaaaatgtaatgagtactttcgGGTTTTAGGgaaaatgtagtgaagtaaaagttaaaaaatatatataaatagagtacagataccacaaaaaacgacttaagtagtatttttacTTTACACCATCGGACAGTATATATTGCAGTGAATATGTAACAGCAGTGGAGCTACTAAAACAGGCCACAGTCACAGCAGGGGATAGGCCTGGAATAGCTCCCCAGCTAAGACAGCTGGAATGGGGGCATTGCATCATCACCTAGTGTGGAGCAGAGCAGGATTTAAAACAAAACTAATCCGGTCTGGTAAGCATAGAGACAGACTTACACTGTCATATCGTACATAGTAATACTGCATTTTTATATAATTGTGATGTGACATTAAGGGGCAAGTAAATGGACAAAAGTTTTTTTAAACTTGTGTATTACCTTCTGAGCTTCCAGCTTCACTGTCATCCAATCAGGCTTGAGCGCTACACACATGAAGTACTCTTTTAAGGCCTCATCATTGTAGTTGGCTTTACTCAGGGCTGAGGCCTTGATGTAGTGGGCCTGGGAAAAAACACAGACAAGAGGGTGTTTTGAGTAGGGAAACACCAAAGTGAGTAGGAAATACTCTGATGGCATTTCAACTATACCTctaaagtacactgctcaaaaaataaagggaacacttaaacaacacaatgtaactccaagtcaatcacacttctgtgaaatcaaaactgtccacttaggaagcaacactgattgacaataaatagtaagaatgtgttattttagtgttccctttatttttttgagcagtgtatattcaaaACACTGATAATCTATAATCTGAATATTGTTTCAGTGAGCGCCCTAAACGACCTAAGAGGGAACCATTTAAAAACAGAGGAAACATGGGAATATAAGGTCATTCTTGTCATAACCCCTCGGTTATATTTCCAGGGGCTCTTCAACCTGGTCAACATAAGATGGGTAGTTCATGACACGACTAGAGACAGGTTAAGCCAAGGCCCAGATATTCAGACACCATCTGGTGGTCTAGGTCTATACTCTGCTGGGTTAGGTAGATTGAGTTACATATCAATTTCTCTCACCTTTGGACAGAGAGGTTTGAGTCTGCACAAGCTCTCTGCGTCCTGGATGGCCTGGCTGTAGTTCCTACTGTCCATGTGCAGCTCAGCACGCTGTCCCAGTAGCCTACCTATAGATGGCGCTgtagaacagagagaacacaggaagAATGACAAAATGTAATTTACACCTTTCCACACAGGTACAATGTTGTCAGTGTATACAAGACCACAAAGAACAGTATGAGTTACTATGCAACCATATGTTAACTTATTTAATGTGTCTTTTCTACAGAAATGTAATTCGACATTGGATGTTATTCACCCAACACAGTATGAGTAGGGAACACTGGACCAAACCGGAGCATTTCCCTTAAATCAAAATACTGCACCATAGTCGACCATGCAGTCTGTGCCAGGAATAGGTCTACAATGACATGCAACAACCTTCTGGCTagtgagaaggggaggggagagaagagagggtcaaCATTCTATTCTGATGAATGATtctgtcctgtgtggctcagttggtagagcatggcgtttGCACTCACTACTATAAGCAACTCTGGATATGAACATCtggtaaattactcaaatgtaaaaagTTGAGGCCTCCCGAGTAGCGTGGCGGTCTAAGGAGTCACTACAcacccaggttcgatcccaggctgtgtcccatagagtggcacacaattggcccagcgtcatccgggttaggggatgtCCTTGGCCCATCGCACtatagcaactccttgtggtgggccgggcgcctgcaggctgacctcagtcgtcagttgaacggtgtttcttccgacacattggtgcagctggcttccgtgttaagcaggagggtgttaagaagcgcagtttggtgggtcatgttttggaggacgcatgactcaaccttaGCCTCTCCCAAGCTCGTTGGGGAGTTTCAGCGATGAGACAAAATtgtaattggatatcacgaaattggggagaaaaaaggcgGTATTTTAACATGTTAAAGTTTATGAATCTTTGGCTCAGTGGATGATATGCCGCCTCTGTGGGTAAAAACAGTCTGCGTCACCCCCCCTCCTGACTTAAATAAGCAGGTCAGTAGCTGACATTAAAGCAAAAAGAATGGGATCAGTCAGAGCTTCTGTGCTATGCTGTTGCGCCGGCCTCTACTGAAGCACCAAAGGGCCTCTGACGCTGGCTCGCTCTCATTCCTGACTATGCCTAAAAGCTCTCTCTGTAGTAAGGGTCAGCACAGGAGTTTTTTCTAGGGAGTTAGGCTAATTACGGGCCCAAGTTTATCCTGGTAAAACTCAGGTCACAAGGTTGGGGAAAACAACTCCTGGCCATCTATATGGAGTGAACTGTCCAGGGCTGACCTGGTGTTTCAactttaaatcaaataaaattttattggtcacatacacatggttagcagatgttaatgcgagtgtagcgaaatgcttgtgcttctagttccgactatgcAGTAAAATCTCACAAGTAGACTTTAGGAGTGACCTGCATGCCTGCATCTTGCCTAAAATGAGAAACACGTGGAGCATGTTGGAGAAAATAAAACTGGGGCCTGTCTGTGGTTTATACTGTTTTTCATTCAAAAGGGGAGTGAATTTGAAAACCTAAATGAATAATACCTTAACATAACTTAGGAATAATTTTAAAAAGTCGTGGACTATCCTTTAATTTAAAATGTAGTGTCTTTTAGAGAGATACGGGTAATGCATTAATTGTCATGGTAAAGCTTTCATAAGAGTCCAACTTACATCAGGAGTTACAAAAGAGGACTTGTTTTTACTGGGTTAAATAATGGCCATATTGCAGGTGATGCCACTCGAGGAAATACAAGCAACTTATTCCACCATTTGAAAAACAGGTAGGTAATACAGCATGACGGATGAATGCCGAAAACTTAGGACGAGGCCAACAAACGCCATCACAAGAGAAAACAAAGCCCAGGCAAGAATCCATTACGGAATTGTTTGCACACACAACTCCCTATGCAACACAATCTCACCGATGGAATGAAATAACAGATGCCATAACGTACAACATTGCATTTTGATTGTGTTTGGAGCAAATAATATGCAACAATTACCAAATGCCAATATACTAATGGACTTGTACATGGTTTGAAATACAGTTACATTTAAAATCAGCAATAAATGCAAAACTAaatgaatgtttaaaaaaataggtATCTTTCTGTAGTAGCATTATATCATCTTAGAAATCATATGCTGGGTCACCTGGTAAGCAAATAACTTTCTTTGACCTGGTGTAAAAAGGGTGCTAATGGAGAGTAACTTTAATCTTGCTAACACCAGCCTCTCTACGTGCTTGCAGCTGGCTGTGTAGAAACGTGGGTCGCGTGTCTGCCAGGCTAGcatacatgctgaccacactgcccgtgttgcaaaataaatttacacatacatgtgattcaatcatttcatccaaactgctAGAGAGCGTATGCGTAGCCAGGCGCAAAAATAGAACGTGGTTCCATTTGACGCTTGATGTCCTGAAAGTTTTTGttggagcatatacccacgtgggtgattgaaagatgaggTACACATTCCAGtcaaagttggttgccaaccaccatataaagtccacagAATAATAAGACTGAAGGATGAGAGATTATTATAAACTAATTAGGTTTCCCCTTTTATCTGaggattaattgttggagtagaaaACACACAATTGTGTGTGACTCAAAATGGGTGAAAATTCTACAAAAGATCCAGAAaaaaaggaccttgtgcatttcaggtaaaataacaacccaatgtttataccCAAAGACAAATTAGCTACCAACAGCAAGCTAGCTTGGTAAATGTTTCAGAGACCATGTTGCCCAaggcaggttgacatttattgtcatgaatcttgctcTGGAGGCAGTGCAATTTTCACTAGATGGGCCAGCTCCTAAGTCAAAATTAGCTATATCATAGAAATTCTAGAAAACAACTATTTCCTTTTTGGCTTTAAAAGGTGCAAAATgctagctagtgaccactctgcagagctgcctccaggtcAAGATTCATGACAAATGCCAACATGCTTACATCCAATAATGTAATATGTCCCAATAAAAGGACTACTTATTCTACATAGCCAGTGAGGAAAAGACAACATGTAGGCCAGTCAATTTAAATTTAACAGCATAACCAGTGTGAATATTATTAAATAAATCCATGGGGTATGCGACTCAGGGTAGAAATGTGGGTTTGGCAATAAATGGGGGCTACTGGGTTTATGAAAGGATTTCTTCGAGAACTGAAATGGGTACAGTGTCACCCACTATCGGTGACacaatgtaacctttatttaactaggcaagtcacaaTGCGGAGTCGTGAAAAGTAGGTAATCTAGACTCCcagatatttggttttaaataggTAAAAGGAAAACATAAAATACACAATCTGTTCTAAAACATATGAATTCGACAATTGCTTATTCAAACTCACTGTAAATGTTACATTATCTTACCCAGTTCTACGGCTTTGTTGTATTTGTCCAGGGCATCGGTGTAATCGTGCTTCTTTCGTGAGCCCTCACCTTCTATCCAATGTCTCCTGGCTTTACTTTCAGAGTCGAAACATTTATCCAACAAACTACTGAGAATGACGTTTACTCTAAACCCAATGGACAGGATCTGTCCGTcttttttgttcagtttatgtttgcATTGTATGCAGTCTTTGACAGTTTCTtcttctaaacaatgtttgcaaAACGTATGGCCGCACTCCAATGTGGTTGGTTCTGACAGTAAACACCTACAAAGGCGGCATGAAAACAAGTCCAAGGGTTCTTCCTCAAACGTCCCATCGGCCTCAACCCCATCGTTTCCATTCCCACTATTATGACAACTCGTTGCCTTCGAATTGATGTTTAACGTTAGC is a window from the Oncorhynchus tshawytscha isolate Ot180627B linkage group LG03, Otsh_v2.0, whole genome shotgun sequence genome containing:
- the LOC112239480 gene encoding LON peptidase N-terminal domain and RING finger protein 2 — encoded protein: MNMETVIQSHQSAQFVHPVYDPGAAGICPEMLEVAEEANRAGDYDLAAEIYSSQLADLQHPDRGLCLRKADALAQTGRIAEALDSYCTAANIGELRPGELQLLVENIARTLREKELTLNINSKATSCHNSGNGNDGVEADGTFEEEPLDLFSCRLCRCLLSEPTTLECGHTFCKHCLEEETVKDCIQCKHKLNKKDGQILSIGFRVNVILSSLLDKCFDSESKARRHWIEGEGSRKKHDYTDALDKYNKAVELAPSIGRLLGQRAELHMDSRNYSQAIQDAESLCRLKPLCPKAHYIKASALSKANYNDEALKEYFMCVALKPDWMTVKLEAQKLLSELFSSAFEKDGQPTPLHPLQGGPSTRRLKPPALLSSLHPLTTRQRPGCSSQDLAFIASKSSPREGPSYSSKHPLSPSSEAEKPLLEDAKSLASVLAALPAPPGGLKRRHSGDSPAFNAPSKLPRPDEAYSSSQPPAASPGRRTVAADLLDSRDMECSLCMRLFYEPVTTPCGHTFCLKCLERCLDHNPNCPLCKENLSEYLATRGYNKTLLMEEVLQRYLGDELAERKKIHEEEMKELSNLNQEVPIFVCTMAFPTIPCPLHVFEPCYRLMIRRSMETGTKRFGMCIADELKGFADYGCMLEVRDVKFFPDGRSVVDTIGVSRFKVLSHGQRDGYNTAKIEYLEDKKVEGQELSEMQKLYVSVYDQASGWFTSLKDNMKSQIISHFGHLPGKDPDPQSNPSGPAWAWWLLAVLPLDNRAQLTILAMPSLKDRLIAIRRVLIFVTRKRPR